In Porites lutea chromosome 1, jaPorLute2.1, whole genome shotgun sequence, a single genomic region encodes these proteins:
- the LOC140934753 gene encoding uncharacterized protein, translating to MDKGNYSLSTKDNDNQYGAGFLSILPLFFTIILLGNGLLILAIKSFRIRRVPDLLVGSLAVIDLLNDLGPVLMSIIVFQIDSNGFRDLQMHTLCHVFNWMSACLRLSASFISTLMALDCFCATLRPLFYRTKVTCVNVAKIIGCGILSAAFIAALPAIGWGPVNAHRGLCSFDFGSGFALFIAILGYIQLSVVLTSFIAVSLKMRRYQGRLDRLKRGRTLTFQNGKLQAMETSTQGKDNRIKEMEENCKQGNDDVPTTTRKISTLSELAQENRPRSPRKERINSRIKESRQFIKVLQSAVFLFYVSWLPIVISITLELATQKHRDVLQSLSAQMSLVNSIFNPWVYCALSRPYRKAYLYVLRRVGRVCGIKQSRPADIMALNNMSSRLRTSTRRIFPDARY from the exons atggacaaaggaaattactcTTTGTCTACAAAGGACAACGATAATCAATACGGCGCTGGATTTTTATCAATATTGCCGCTatttttcacaattattttACTAGGGAACGGTCTACTCATTCTGGCGATAAAATCGTTTCGGATTCGTCGTGTTCCCGATTTATTAGTGGGCTCATTGGCAGTCATAGATCTCCTAAATGACTTGGGACCTGTTTTAATGTCGATTATTGTGTTTCAAATAGACTCGAATGGATTCAGAGAtttacaaatgcacacactttgtcatgtttttaactGGATGTCTGCTTGTCTGCGTTTGTCTGCTTCTTTCATCAGCACGTTAATGGCTCTGGACTGCTTCTGCGCAACACTGCGGCCGTTGTTTTATCGTACCAAAGTCACGTGTGTTAATGTCGCCAAAATTATTGGCTGCGGCATATTGTCAGCGGCTTTCATCGCCGCTTTGCCCGCTATAGGCTGGGGGCCAGTTAATGCTCATAGGGGCCTGTGCTCGTTTGACTTTGGAAGCGGCTTCGCTCTTTTTATTGCCATATTAGGTTACATCCAGCTTTCTGTGGTGCTGACCAGCTTTATCGCTGTCTCACTTAAAATGAGAAGATACCAGGGAAGACTGGATCGATTGAAACGCGGAAGGACGCTGACCTTTCAGAATGGTAAACTGCAGGCTATGGAAACATCAACACAAGGAAAGGATAATCGAATTAAAGAGATGGAAGAAAATTGTAAGCAAGGCAACGATGATGTGCCCACCACGACGAGAAAAATAAGTACTTTATCAGAGCTGGCGCAAGAAAACCGTCCCAGAAGCCCCCGCAAGGAAAGAATAAATAGTCGTATTAAGGAGAGCCGCCAGTTCATAAAGGTTCTTCAGTCAGCGGTTTTTCTCTTCTACGTTAGCTGGCTACCTATCGTT ATAAGCATTACATTGGAGCTTGCCACCCAAAAGCACCGAGACGTTCTTCAATCACTTTCTGCACAGATGTCCCTGGTTAACTCAATTTTCAATCCTTGGGTTTACTGTGCCTTATCCCGCCCTTACCGGAAGGCTTACCTCTACGTCCTCAGGCGGGTGGGGAGAGTGTGCGGTATCAAGCAATCCCGTCCGGCAGACATTATGGCACTTAATAATATGAGCAGTAGGCTTCGAACCTCGA cTCGTCGAATTTTTCCGGACGCAAGATATTAA
- the LOC140942172 gene encoding uncharacterized protein yields the protein MSVATYNRRATTGSKKPVENSNEDVKSKMENKGHGGIQSAQPQEDHNILLTVANEAELIRRKLLETMPPEEIWEETKSPVKLTTGSMLGEGRFGKVFQGTAQVAMKFPKERGRSDFINEVRFLSCLKHPNIVASLGTYSGTLLMEMMDENLHHHIKRKGGSLSIDSIMDFGLDVAKGLEYLQQIGIIHLDIKSRNILINNNPEVAKLSDFGLAKVLTQLNVTSEVLHYDGQLFDMDPIYPQSFKTDIWNFGWVLFEMAVCRPPDFVKLSHLVKQSNGRFPDLDELGTNYTRGVVPGGRRKTFLKYPDLNELVTKCIGIVPGSRPEISQVISILKEYFKMSP from the exons ATGTCTGTGGCAACATATAATCGCAGGGCAACAACAGGAAG CAAGAAACCAGTAGAAAACTCAAATGAGGATGTGAAGAGTAAAATGGAG AACAAAGGTCATGGTGGGATCCAGTCTGCACAACCACAAGAGGATCATAATATTCTCCTAACAGTGGCAAATGAGGCAGAGTTGATCAGACGCAAGTTGTTAGAAACGATGCCACCTGAAGAAATATGGGAGGAGACAAAAAGCCCAGTCAAGCTTACCACTGGGTCAATGTTGGGCGAAGGCAGATTCGGTAAAGTCTTTCAAGGAACAGCCCAGGTGGCCATGAAGTTCCCAAAAGAAAGGGGTCGATCAGATTTTATAAATGAAGTAAGATTTTTAAGTTGTTTGAAGCATCCAAACATTGTAGCCTCTCTAGGCACTTATTCTGGGACGCTTCTCATGGAGATGATGGATGAGAACCTCCATCATCATATAAAACGAAAAGGTGGCAGCCTAAGTATTGACTCCATAATGGACTTTGGATTAGATGTTGCAAAGGGCCTGGAGTATTTGCAGCAAATTGGCATTATTCACCTCGACATCAAATCTAGAAACATCTTAATCAATAATAATCCAGAAGTCGCCAAATTAAGCGACTTTGGATTGGCAAAAGTGTTAACACAACTAAACGTGACATCTGAAGTTCTCCATTATGATGGTCAGTTGTTTGACATGGATCCTATCTACCCTCAGTCGTTTAAG ACGGATATCTGGAACTTTGGATGGGTTCTCTTTGAAATGGCGGTATGTCGCCCTCCTGATTTTGTCAAATTGTCTCATCTGGTTAAGCAATCGAATGGAAGATTCCCAGACCTTGATGAGCTGGGGACAAATTACACCCGCGGGGTCGTTCCAGGCGGTCGCCGTAAAACATTCTTAAAGTATCCAGACCTGAACGAGCTGGTTACTAAGTGCATCGGGATCGTCCCAGGCAGTCGCCCTGAAATATCCCAAGTAATAAGCATCTTGaaggaatattttaaaatgtctcCATAA